A window of the Glaciimonas sp. CA11.2 genome harbors these coding sequences:
- a CDS encoding flagellar hook-length control protein FliK, with the protein MSGITPIVDTLLATTLTQRLDLVPLKSALQLSEPTAVTNAGAVNNDLRLPSRAATDTQLGRGLQPMRGAADVVLYSAETPPTLSATARAISAILGGPQNGPGSAVFIKGEAPLLPTMPIDGRASLPLHLLASVLARVVSHSGLFYESHLLQYSSGRRSLAQMAQEPQARLGTLVQSRPELFGANGTRADLPLWAEQARGMSSVLATTTSSRLSGFSMTSGSQDPTGIMESDHGVTTDRSSAIAPHVPQQLTNPSLPNTLGTSMLRAYSGQYTQKDTDPSKSDSSDDNGANDILLSEKNSAPSISQNDKTSVINSMTAEMRPDAAELVRQQLNFLASPVFRWQGEAWPGASMEWELNQQHTQRKDQPNSQNAQIDPAVVGWSTYLKLNLPSLGTLELRLHLAGQSIETNIVVGDNTNANLLRDHTADLRSRFIASGLDVTSLQISTSESTGADVEDDNVVKKR; encoded by the coding sequence ATGAGTGGCATTACACCTATTGTCGATACGCTGCTGGCAACGACATTGACGCAGCGCCTCGATCTGGTTCCCCTCAAGTCTGCGTTGCAGCTTTCCGAGCCCACCGCGGTGACCAATGCTGGCGCAGTCAACAACGACCTTCGTCTTCCTTCTCGCGCTGCAACGGACACGCAATTGGGTCGAGGTTTGCAGCCAATGCGTGGCGCTGCAGATGTGGTTTTGTATTCCGCTGAGACGCCACCCACATTGAGTGCCACCGCGCGGGCTATTAGTGCTATTTTGGGCGGCCCTCAAAATGGTCCCGGTTCAGCGGTCTTCATTAAGGGAGAAGCGCCGTTATTGCCGACCATGCCGATAGATGGTCGCGCCTCTTTGCCATTGCACTTGCTGGCATCTGTTTTGGCGAGAGTGGTATCCCACAGTGGCTTGTTTTACGAATCCCATCTGTTGCAATATTCCAGCGGCCGTCGTTCACTGGCACAAATGGCGCAGGAGCCACAGGCGCGACTCGGCACACTGGTGCAAAGCCGTCCAGAGTTATTTGGCGCGAATGGGACGCGTGCAGATTTGCCGTTATGGGCCGAGCAGGCCAGGGGAATGTCTTCTGTACTCGCCACGACTACGAGCAGCCGTTTATCCGGTTTTTCGATGACTTCCGGTTCACAGGATCCGACAGGGATAATGGAATCTGACCATGGCGTCACCACTGACCGCTCCTCGGCAATCGCGCCGCATGTACCACAGCAATTGACTAATCCTTCTCTACCTAATACGTTGGGTACCAGCATGCTGAGAGCTTACAGCGGGCAATATACGCAAAAGGATACAGATCCCTCAAAAAGTGATTCCAGCGATGACAATGGGGCGAACGACATACTATTGTCGGAGAAAAATTCGGCCCCCTCGATATCTCAAAATGATAAAACGTCTGTTATTAATTCTATGACCGCAGAAATGCGTCCTGACGCGGCAGAGTTGGTCCGTCAACAACTTAATTTTCTGGCGTCTCCGGTGTTTCGTTGGCAAGGCGAGGCATGGCCCGGTGCGTCTATGGAGTGGGAGTTGAACCAACAGCATACGCAGCGTAAAGATCAACCCAATTCACAAAATGCCCAGATTGATCCAGCGGTAGTTGGATGGAGTACCTATTTGAAGCTGAATCTGCCTTCTTTGGGAACGTTGGAGTTACGATTGCATTTGGCCGGACAAAGCATTGAAACCAACATCGTGGTCGGCGATAACACAAACGCTAACCTGCTGCGCGATCACACTGCTGATTTGCGTAGTCGTTTTATTGCTAGTGGCCTGGATGTGACGTCGTTACAGATATCAACCTCAGAGTCAACGGGCGCGGATGTTGAGGATGATAATGTTGTAAAAAAACGTTAA
- a CDS encoding EscU/YscU/HrcU family type III secretion system export apparatus switch protein yields MEAFDVAKRHSAVALSYSGKESAPIVVAKGYGVTAEAIVERAREHGLYVHSSPELLNLLMHVALDEKIPPQLYHAIAELLAWLYRLEGGPVREAR; encoded by the coding sequence ATGGAGGCTTTTGATGTGGCGAAGCGTCATAGTGCGGTAGCGCTCTCCTACTCAGGCAAAGAGTCGGCACCAATTGTTGTGGCTAAAGGTTACGGCGTTACTGCTGAAGCGATAGTGGAACGCGCACGAGAACATGGTCTATACGTTCATTCGTCACCGGAGTTATTGAATTTATTAATGCATGTTGCGCTGGATGAGAAGATTCCTCCCCAGCTTTATCATGCAATTGCGGAGTTGCTGGCATGGCTCTATAGGCTTGAGGGAGGCCCGGTAAGGGAGGCCCGGTAA
- a CDS encoding response regulator transcription factor — protein MNTNVVSSIRVVIADDHRIVRRGLAHILSASPGITVVGEASDYAGITQILREQPCDVLLLDISMPGKDGIEILHLLKKREPMLRIMVLSSHGPEKFAVRALKAGAACYLTKDEAPDELIEAVRVVARGKKYITEGMAESLANHVVDEDDLMPHQTLSDREFQTVRMIASGQTRTEIAQTLSISPKTVSVYRSRVFEKMGIRTNAQLTQYVIKHGLLD, from the coding sequence ATGAATACGAACGTTGTTTCATCAATCCGGGTCGTGATTGCAGATGATCACCGGATTGTCAGAAGAGGGTTAGCGCACATTTTAAGTGCGAGTCCGGGCATAACAGTGGTTGGGGAGGCCAGTGACTATGCCGGTATAACGCAGATATTGCGAGAACAACCTTGCGATGTATTATTGCTCGATATTTCGATGCCGGGGAAAGATGGTATCGAAATTTTGCATTTGCTCAAAAAACGTGAGCCAATGTTACGGATCATGGTTCTCAGTAGCCATGGTCCGGAAAAATTTGCAGTGCGTGCGCTGAAAGCTGGCGCTGCCTGTTATCTGACCAAAGATGAGGCACCAGACGAACTTATTGAAGCTGTTCGGGTGGTCGCTCGCGGTAAAAAATATATTACCGAGGGAATGGCAGAGTCTCTGGCGAATCACGTTGTCGATGAAGATGACCTGATGCCGCATCAAACGCTTTCTGATCGTGAGTTTCAAACCGTCCGGATGATCGCATCAGGACAAACACGCACTGAAATTGCCCAAACTTTATCGATCAGCCCTAAAACTGTCAGCGTGTATCGCTCACGGGTATTTGAAAAAATGGGTATTCGTACCAATGCGCAGCTAACGCAATATGTCATTAAGCATGGCTTGCTTGATTAA
- a CDS encoding chemotaxis protein CheW, with amino-acid sequence MLNQPQTQFHTRKSAARQEAVGREFLIFTLGKEEYGIDILKVQELRGYDNVTHIANAPDFLKGVINLRGIITPIIDMRIKFGLHADAYDQFTVVIILRLYDRAVGIVVDSVSDVITLSSEQIKPAPQMGMLVNTDYLIGLGTVDARILILMEIDKLMSSDEIGMFQKLTT; translated from the coding sequence ATGCTAAACCAACCTCAGACACAGTTTCATACACGAAAATCTGCTGCACGGCAGGAAGCTGTCGGACGTGAATTTTTGATTTTTACTTTGGGTAAGGAAGAGTACGGGATCGATATTTTAAAGGTGCAAGAATTACGTGGTTACGACAACGTTACCCATATTGCCAATGCTCCTGATTTTTTAAAAGGGGTCATCAATCTTCGTGGAATTATTACTCCGATTATTGATATGCGCATCAAGTTCGGGCTTCACGCGGACGCCTACGATCAGTTTACTGTCGTCATTATCTTACGTCTCTACGACCGTGCTGTGGGCATCGTTGTTGATAGTGTTTCTGACGTGATTACCCTGTCGTCAGAACAGATCAAGCCAGCGCCTCAAATGGGGATGCTGGTCAATACCGACTATTTGATCGGATTGGGTACGGTTGATGCGCGTATCCTGATTTTGATGGAAATTGATAAGCTGATGTCATCCGATGAAATTGGCATGTTTCAGAAACTGACAACATGA
- a CDS encoding ATP-binding protein: protein MQRFNPRRSHRYNQTKTGSIFSGIRYFRLLNVIVIMVVVTIGYIWLHAGYQIGFEFDRDLNEAQRDRVVLVGHYVKHLVHEIDERDRMLRQVRADYGISSEKFTQSAQVQENHLPARALSARSSSQIPPQPSLTQRSLTQRYAPAYAGLYNELAIVGENGHVVASTAIPTVTKVKMAEGVDLSLQELFIANRDSSEDILRIGKPYQTPGTSQWVMTMSRRLLSPAGEFAGIALIRFPIEQMSYFYRNTEPLSNSEIFEPGHVNLDAESAIERVVLSSIIGLPVLTDGASMVKPIDQSHNPRNAGDGFPAADPLASRAIVYKLGPYPILVSVVFAQSAVIPSQFTHQITNYITFALVPTLLILILVFFIYRTIKRQYFVVKKYDIMRRRAVDATKRKSRFLATVVHELRTPLTSIQGYSELVRDGSTDDLSREFNDLIHQSAVHLHSLLNTLFDLARIEAGKVVIFRESIDSVTFFNYICAVHQPAAKKKSLSFGMLLATDLPIQFFSDRMRLSQILNNLLDNAIKFTAKGGVSLEVVVVKGKIRIKVLDTGSGIEKKDLAHLFEYFYQTDTVRVQRGEGLGLGLSLAKEFAELIGGAISIESQLGVGTVVELTIPIDSR, encoded by the coding sequence ATGCAACGATTCAACCCTCGCCGATCACACCGGTACAATCAGACCAAGACTGGAAGTATTTTTTCTGGAATCCGGTATTTTCGACTTCTCAACGTCATCGTGATAATGGTTGTCGTGACGATCGGTTATATCTGGCTGCATGCCGGTTATCAAATCGGATTTGAATTTGATAGGGATCTTAATGAAGCCCAGCGCGACAGGGTGGTATTGGTTGGGCACTATGTGAAGCACCTCGTCCACGAGATTGACGAACGAGATCGTATGTTAAGACAGGTGCGTGCGGACTATGGCATTAGTAGTGAAAAATTCACACAATCGGCGCAGGTCCAGGAAAATCACTTACCAGCGCGCGCATTGTCGGCGCGCTCGTCCTCGCAAATTCCTCCTCAACCATCTTTAACGCAAAGGTCCTTAACTCAGCGCTATGCTCCTGCATATGCCGGTCTTTATAACGAGTTAGCGATTGTTGGTGAAAATGGACACGTGGTCGCATCAACAGCGATTCCGACAGTGACTAAAGTAAAGATGGCGGAAGGTGTCGATCTGAGCCTGCAGGAACTGTTTATAGCGAACCGTGATAGCAGCGAAGATATCCTGAGAATAGGAAAACCGTATCAGACACCCGGAACCAGTCAATGGGTGATGACCATGTCGCGTCGCCTATTGTCGCCAGCTGGCGAGTTTGCCGGTATTGCACTGATACGATTTCCTATTGAGCAGATGTCCTATTTTTATCGCAATACTGAGCCTCTCAGTAATAGCGAAATATTTGAACCTGGACATGTAAATCTGGACGCCGAAAGTGCGATTGAGCGAGTTGTACTATCTTCCATCATAGGACTGCCGGTGTTGACAGATGGGGCTTCAATGGTGAAGCCGATTGATCAATCTCATAATCCGAGAAACGCGGGTGATGGTTTTCCTGCCGCAGACCCGTTGGCGTCGCGCGCAATCGTTTATAAACTAGGTCCTTATCCCATTTTGGTATCGGTCGTTTTTGCGCAATCGGCGGTAATTCCCTCGCAATTTACGCATCAAATTACTAACTACATCACGTTTGCTTTGGTGCCGACTTTATTGATATTAATCCTCGTATTCTTTATTTATAGAACGATTAAACGACAGTATTTTGTTGTCAAAAAATACGATATCATGCGGCGCCGCGCGGTTGATGCAACCAAGAGAAAATCACGCTTTCTTGCCACTGTAGTGCACGAGTTACGGACGCCACTAACTAGCATACAAGGTTATTCAGAGCTGGTACGTGATGGTAGTACGGATGATTTGAGTCGAGAATTTAACGATCTGATTCATCAAAGTGCAGTCCATCTTCATAGCTTGTTGAACACTTTGTTTGATCTGGCAAGAATTGAGGCTGGAAAGGTGGTGATATTTCGGGAGTCTATTGATTCGGTGACTTTCTTTAACTATATTTGCGCCGTACACCAACCGGCAGCAAAAAAGAAAAGTTTGAGTTTTGGCATGCTGCTGGCTACAGATTTGCCAATACAATTCTTTAGTGATCGGATGCGACTCTCACAAATACTAAACAATTTGTTAGACAACGCAATTAAATTTACGGCAAAAGGGGGCGTCTCGCTAGAAGTCGTTGTGGTGAAAGGAAAAATTCGGATCAAAGTGCTAGATACCGGTTCTGGTATAGAAAAAAAGGATTTGGCGCATTTGTTTGAATATTTTTACCAAACAGATACGGTGAGAGTGCAACGTGGCGAAGGCTTGGGGCTTGGACTGTCGCTCGCCAAGGAGTTCGCAGAACTTATTGGTGGCGCTATCAGTATCGAATCACAGTTAGGTGTTGGTACCGTTGTGGAACTCACCATTCCTATCGATTCACGCTAG
- a CDS encoding response regulator: MCSYLILVVEDNPINRRLLQVQLASEGWQSEVVETGAAALSWLRKRHADKQAWPSAMVTDYVLEDMTGVQLLHRVREWEVELAGADAMDSTALAPIPVRLPLPMILYSGMSLDFLKTKSRGLDCLAIITKPIGRRQLRDALSPLINRRTSTRYSFARSRLPNDPSPLAESYNSLSVVIADMPMDLLIELLQFGEEGLICIRNSLRIGALDQAASVAHGIRGAAGILRCVQIAQSATEIETQARLGIATHLDRGCNHLQIGLEHLRRHIAFSEQVHNTQVSR, translated from the coding sequence ATGTGTTCCTACCTTATTCTTGTCGTCGAAGACAATCCCATTAATCGTCGCCTGTTGCAAGTGCAACTGGCGTCTGAGGGCTGGCAAAGCGAGGTCGTAGAGACAGGCGCAGCGGCGCTGTCCTGGTTACGCAAACGTCATGCTGATAAACAAGCCTGGCCTTCAGCGATGGTGACGGACTATGTGCTGGAAGATATGACGGGCGTACAACTGCTTCATAGAGTGCGGGAATGGGAAGTGGAACTGGCGGGAGCTGATGCTATGGATAGTACGGCACTTGCGCCTATTCCCGTCCGATTACCGCTACCAATGATTCTATATAGTGGAATGTCTCTTGATTTTTTAAAGACCAAATCACGTGGGCTAGATTGCCTGGCCATTATCACTAAGCCAATTGGTCGCCGACAATTACGGGATGCATTGTCACCATTGATCAACCGCCGTACATCCACGCGTTACTCTTTTGCGCGATCCAGATTGCCGAATGATCCGTCGCCCTTAGCTGAGTCGTATAACTCTCTCAGTGTGGTAATAGCGGATATGCCGATGGATTTGCTAATTGAATTGCTGCAGTTTGGTGAGGAAGGATTAATATGCATCCGCAATAGCCTTCGCATCGGGGCATTGGATCAGGCCGCGAGTGTCGCTCATGGAATAAGGGGAGCGGCGGGGATATTGCGGTGCGTTCAAATCGCACAATCGGCGACAGAAATTGAAACGCAGGCGCGGCTTGGAATCGCAACACATTTAGATAGAGGATGCAATCATCTTCAGATCGGGCTAGAACATCTTCGCCGACACATCGCCTTTTCGGAGCAAGTCCACAATACCCAGGTTAGTCGCTGA
- the flhD gene encoding flagellar transcriptional regulator FlhD has product MGGLGSEIGEVNLSYLLLAQRLLREDRATAMFRLGLSKELAELISDLSLSQVIKLAASSLLLCRFRFDDHAILSSLTHEGKDNSLQQAHAAILLASQEVEGIH; this is encoded by the coding sequence ATGGGTGGCCTTGGCAGTGAAATCGGGGAAGTAAACTTATCTTATTTATTGTTGGCACAGCGCTTGTTAAGGGAGGACCGCGCAACAGCAATGTTCCGTCTGGGGTTGTCAAAGGAGTTAGCCGAGCTAATCAGTGATTTGTCTTTATCGCAAGTGATTAAACTTGCCGCTTCGAGTTTATTGTTATGTCGCTTCCGTTTCGATGACCACGCCATCTTGTCGTCATTAACCCACGAGGGCAAAGATAACAGTCTGCAGCAGGCACACGCCGCTATTCTGTTGGCTAGTCAAGAGGTTGAAGGCATTCATTGA
- the flhC gene encoding flagellar transcriptional regulator FlhC: MASKSVILEAQEIQLAMDLIKLGARLQFLEAETSLSRDRLIKLYKEIKGMSPPKGLLPFSTDWFMTWMSNIHSSMFYNIYRFMITHGECKQIVAVIKSYRLYLEQVQQQGGEPVLDFTRAWTLARFFDSGMLQLTPCSRCKGHFVAHAHDPQQGFVCVLCRPPSRAGKTRKLAASNKAEAEALQHKLNHHHHGIRHASVA; this comes from the coding sequence ATGGCTAGCAAAAGCGTGATTCTTGAAGCACAGGAAATTCAGCTGGCAATGGATTTGATCAAACTTGGTGCGCGCTTACAGTTTTTAGAGGCTGAGACCAGCTTGAGTCGTGATCGGCTCATAAAACTATACAAAGAAATCAAAGGGATGTCGCCCCCTAAGGGATTGTTGCCGTTCTCTACCGATTGGTTTATGACATGGATGTCTAATATTCATTCGTCTATGTTCTACAACATCTATCGTTTTATGATTACGCATGGAGAGTGTAAGCAGATTGTTGCCGTTATAAAAAGTTATCGGCTTTATCTGGAGCAGGTACAGCAACAAGGCGGTGAACCGGTACTCGATTTCACTCGCGCCTGGACGCTTGCCCGCTTTTTCGACAGTGGCATGTTGCAATTGACTCCTTGTAGCCGTTGTAAAGGCCATTTTGTGGCGCATGCGCACGATCCTCAACAGGGATTCGTTTGTGTCTTGTGTCGCCCCCCTTCGCGCGCGGGCAAGACCCGCAAATTAGCTGCTAGCAACAAAGCAGAAGCAGAAGCTCTACAGCACAAACTTAATCACCACCACCACGGAATACGCCATGCATCCGTGGCCTGA
- the motA gene encoding flagellar motor stator protein MotA, producing the protein MLVLIGYIVVAVSVFGGYALLGGNLGALYQPVELLMIAGAGIGAFVVGNNGKAIRATLRELPKLLRSSKHDKALYMELMALMYVLLAKGRKDGMLALESDIDDPLNSPLFAQYPMILSDANVIEFLTDYLRLIISGNMDSFEIESLMDHEIETYKHESEVPAQSLAKVGDALPAFGIVAAVMGVVHALASADLPPAQMGMLIANAMVGTFLGILLSYGFVSPLATLIEHQVAESAKLYQCMKVTLLASLNGYAPQLAVEFGRKVLYSTERPSFSELDQHVREVKNR; encoded by the coding sequence GTGCTGGTTTTAATTGGTTATATCGTGGTGGCAGTATCCGTATTCGGGGGCTATGCACTGTTGGGTGGCAACCTCGGCGCACTCTATCAGCCGGTAGAATTATTGATGATCGCCGGTGCGGGTATTGGCGCATTTGTGGTCGGTAATAATGGAAAGGCAATCCGTGCCACGTTGAGAGAACTTCCTAAGTTGTTACGCAGCTCTAAGCACGATAAAGCGCTTTACATGGAGTTGATGGCGCTAATGTACGTGCTGCTGGCAAAGGGCCGTAAAGATGGGATGCTGGCACTGGAGTCAGATATTGATGATCCATTGAATAGTCCGCTGTTTGCACAATATCCGATGATTTTGAGCGACGCTAACGTGATTGAATTTTTGACCGATTATCTGCGTTTGATTATCAGCGGTAATATGGATTCGTTCGAAATTGAATCCCTCATGGATCATGAAATAGAAACCTATAAACATGAATCCGAGGTTCCTGCCCAAAGTTTAGCTAAGGTAGGTGACGCTTTGCCTGCATTCGGTATTGTCGCTGCAGTCATGGGCGTAGTCCATGCGCTGGCCTCCGCCGATTTACCGCCAGCGCAAATGGGGATGTTAATTGCCAACGCGATGGTGGGTACTTTCCTTGGTATTTTATTGTCCTACGGTTTCGTATCGCCGCTGGCGACATTGATCGAACATCAGGTTGCTGAGTCTGCCAAACTATATCAATGCATGAAGGTAACTCTGCTTGCTAGCCTGAACGGATACGCGCCGCAACTGGCAGTTGAATTCGGTCGAAAAGTATTGTATTCGACAGAGCGGCCATCCTTTTCCGAACTCGATCAACATGTGCGCGAAGTGAAGAATCGGTAA
- the motB gene encoding flagellar motor protein MotB gives MSKGQHRIVIRRSAPVKPPQHGGSWKIAYADFMTAMMAFFLVMWLLSISTPRQLVGIAEYFRTPLKVAINGGDRSSMSNSVIPGGGRDPTRSDGEVNRAAKVAADLVGAGNASDASDNKRLRELKKRLDLVIEANPLLKKFKPQLLIDITTEGLRIQIVDSKKRPMFNLSSATVEPYMRLILREIGPVLSELPNKITLSGHTDATPYVASERAYSNWELSADRANASRRELIAGGMAEDRVLRVMGVASSMHLNKADPFDPINRRISIVVLNRHSQEQIEYENATGNEVQTVGSKSRIVNGSNAGSDTSVGTDMATIGPGRPDVVTQLRKMVPSKPSP, from the coding sequence ATGAGTAAGGGGCAACATCGCATTGTCATAAGACGTTCCGCACCTGTCAAACCGCCACAACATGGTGGTAGCTGGAAGATTGCATACGCTGATTTCATGACCGCGATGATGGCCTTTTTTCTGGTGATGTGGTTATTGTCGATATCAACCCCGCGGCAACTTGTTGGCATCGCAGAATACTTTCGGACGCCGCTAAAGGTAGCCATTAACGGCGGTGACCGTAGCAGCATGAGTAATAGCGTGATACCTGGCGGCGGCCGCGATCCAACGCGATCGGACGGCGAAGTTAATCGGGCAGCAAAGGTTGCCGCTGATCTTGTCGGTGCAGGCAATGCTAGTGATGCCAGTGATAACAAACGCCTGCGCGAACTTAAGAAGCGGCTCGATTTGGTAATTGAAGCCAACCCTTTGCTTAAAAAATTTAAACCGCAATTACTGATTGATATTACGACCGAAGGTCTGAGGATTCAGATTGTGGATAGTAAAAAACGGCCAATGTTCAATCTGTCAAGCGCTACGGTCGAGCCTTACATGCGCTTAATTTTGCGAGAAATCGGGCCGGTTTTAAGCGAGTTGCCAAATAAAATTACTCTGTCTGGCCATACCGATGCCACGCCTTATGTGGCGAGTGAGAGAGCCTATAGCAATTGGGAATTGTCGGCCGATCGCGCCAATGCATCGCGTCGCGAGTTGATTGCCGGTGGGATGGCAGAGGACAGAGTGCTGCGGGTTATGGGGGTTGCTTCGAGCATGCATTTAAACAAGGCAGATCCATTCGATCCGATCAATCGTCGCATCAGTATTGTCGTGCTGAATCGCCATTCGCAGGAGCAGATTGAATATGAGAATGCGACTGGAAATGAAGTGCAAACAGTCGGTTCGAAGTCGCGCATAGTAAATGGCAGCAATGCTGGCAGCGACACCAGCGTTGGTACAGATATGGCCACGATCGGCCCCGGGCGTCCTGATGTGGTAACACAGTTACGCAAAATGGTACCGTCCAAACCGTCACCCTGA
- the cheA gene encoding chemotaxis protein CheA produces MDITEFYQTFFEEAEELLAEMEQLLLGLDLDAPDNEHLNAIFRAAHSIKGGAATFGFVALTDTTHLLESLLDRVRHQELILHSTMIDVFLETKDVLQEQLNAYRVGVEPAPEMVARICLVLQHLAQEELRKQGLSDIPVRPVSVVMPITPILPNPLIIVDAEDLAQQNDSSKSICLKVRFSGLVDSDHSWLIAEMANLGDVLAKTQSDDSLVVWLRTSCEPDDIIAVCCFVIDLDQIEITRELAERVETLVAPLQSEVLPLPLVSPPSITEAQIKVLITTAGFSDVASAATLMPNIAAEANVDAPESIIFNPGTSASAGSTKESSSIRVDVDKVDQIINLVGELVITQSMLVQTASTLDSVIHEQLLSGMAQLQRNARDLQESVMSIRMMPMDYVFSRFPRLVRDLTVKLGKEVQLVTVGKTTELDKSLIERIVDPLTHLVRNSLDHGIERAEQRIAAGKDPVGELVLSAQHQGGNIVIEVSDDGAGLSREKILAKAIQQGMPLLDVANMTDEEVWQLIFVPGFSTAEKITDVSGRGVGMDVVKRNIQEMGGYVEIFSHEGKGSTVKIILPLTLAILDGMSVKIGNEVYILPLNYVIESLQPRSEDIHSVANDEQIMHVRGEYLPLTELYRVFDVPHARTDPTKGIVVIVQADGRRFALLVDQLVGQHQVVVKNLETNYRKVPGISAATILGDGSVALIVDVSGLKSINR; encoded by the coding sequence ATGGACATAACCGAGTTTTACCAGACCTTCTTTGAGGAGGCAGAAGAATTACTCGCCGAAATGGAGCAATTGCTACTGGGCCTTGATCTTGACGCGCCTGACAATGAGCATTTAAATGCTATTTTTCGTGCCGCACATTCAATTAAGGGTGGTGCTGCAACGTTCGGATTCGTCGCATTGACTGATACGACCCATCTTTTAGAAAGTTTGCTGGATCGGGTACGACATCAGGAGTTGATATTGCACAGCACAATGATCGATGTATTTTTGGAAACAAAAGACGTGCTACAAGAGCAATTAAATGCCTATCGGGTTGGCGTCGAACCAGCGCCGGAAATGGTCGCTCGTATTTGTTTGGTATTACAACATTTGGCGCAGGAAGAGCTGAGGAAACAAGGATTGTCAGACATTCCTGTTAGACCTGTATCCGTTGTGATGCCAATCACGCCCATTCTCCCTAATCCTCTAATCATCGTTGATGCAGAGGATTTGGCCCAGCAGAATGATTCATCAAAATCCATCTGTTTGAAGGTGCGATTTTCTGGTCTGGTCGACAGCGACCATTCGTGGTTGATCGCTGAAATGGCAAACTTAGGCGATGTGCTGGCAAAGACGCAAAGTGACGATAGCTTGGTAGTCTGGCTTAGAACTTCCTGTGAACCCGATGACATTATTGCAGTATGTTGTTTTGTTATAGACCTGGATCAAATCGAAATTACACGTGAACTGGCGGAGAGAGTCGAGACTTTAGTCGCTCCACTACAATCCGAAGTGTTGCCATTGCCGCTGGTTTCGCCTCCATCTATTACCGAAGCGCAAATAAAGGTTTTGATTACCACCGCGGGTTTCAGCGATGTTGCGTCTGCGGCTACCTTAATGCCAAATATAGCTGCTGAGGCTAACGTTGATGCTCCTGAATCTATTATTTTCAATCCGGGTACGTCCGCGAGCGCTGGAAGTACTAAAGAATCGAGTTCAATTCGTGTCGATGTAGACAAGGTTGATCAAATTATTAATTTGGTCGGAGAACTAGTGATCACGCAATCGATGCTGGTTCAAACCGCTTCGACCCTGGATTCAGTCATCCACGAGCAGCTATTAAGCGGCATGGCGCAGTTACAACGTAACGCCCGTGATCTTCAAGAATCCGTGATGTCGATTCGCATGATGCCGATGGATTATGTATTCAGCCGGTTCCCACGTCTGGTGCGTGACCTGACCGTCAAACTAGGTAAAGAAGTGCAACTGGTGACGGTTGGTAAAACGACGGAACTTGATAAAAGTCTGATTGAGCGCATCGTCGACCCATTGACGCATCTGGTACGAAATAGTCTCGATCACGGTATCGAGCGAGCAGAGCAGCGAATTGCTGCTGGCAAAGATCCGGTTGGTGAATTGGTTCTGTCGGCGCAGCATCAGGGCGGCAATATAGTGATCGAAGTCAGTGACGATGGTGCGGGTTTGAGCCGTGAAAAAATCCTCGCTAAGGCCATCCAGCAAGGCATGCCGCTGCTGGACGTGGCTAATATGACGGATGAGGAAGTTTGGCAGTTGATATTTGTTCCCGGATTTTCGACTGCAGAAAAAATAACCGACGTTTCGGGGCGCGGTGTTGGGATGGATGTTGTTAAGAGGAACATTCAGGAGATGGGCGGATATGTCGAAATTTTTTCCCATGAGGGCAAGGGCAGTACGGTCAAAATCATATTGCCATTAACTTTGGCGATACTGGATGGGATGTCGGTCAAGATTGGAAACGAAGTATATATTTTGCCCCTGAATTACGTGATTGAGTCGTTACAACCACGTTCGGAAGACATACATTCTGTCGCTAATGACGAGCAAATCATGCACGTACGCGGTGAATATTTGCCGCTGACTGAGTTGTATCGCGTGTTTGATGTTCCGCATGCTCGCACCGATCCCACAAAAGGCATTGTAGTGATTGTGCAGGCAGATGGCCGACGCTTTGCCTTGTTGGTGGATCAACTGGTCGGTCAACATCAGGTTGTCGTTAAAAATTTGGAAACAAATTATCGTAAGGTTCCAGGCATTTCGGCTGCGACTATTTTAGGGGATGGCAGTGTGGCGTTGATTGTTGATGTCTCGGGCCTAAAGAGTATTAATCGATAA